A part of Candidatus Methylomirabilota bacterium genomic DNA contains:
- a CDS encoding TauD/TfdA family dioxygenase, with the protein MAITIARPLGGPAAWKGEELSRSTDWIWPVPAEAVAELHAAVEGVRRRGLVWRDITRGDFPLPGFGRMLAAVQRELEDGRGVALLRGLPVERYDEEGLRALYFGLGAHLGSARYQNSRGELIGEVRDELRVYGNVAQPAMPGRTADAPPTSRYKARSSGPLRFHTDRTDVVALLCVRQARTGGKSKVVSSVAIHDAMLARRPELVALLLQDYHRSREGEEAGGERRTYALPVWGIRDGRFTSQYSRTFVEAAQRLPGVPKLTAAQDEALDLLAELAEELCYEMTLIPGDLQLLNSHVTYHARTAYEDDPASRQDRLLYRLWLSMPNSRALPPGFEVLWGRIEAGALRGGIDQV; encoded by the coding sequence ATGGCCATCACCATCGCGCGGCCCCTCGGCGGTCCCGCCGCCTGGAAGGGCGAAGAGCTGAGCCGCAGCACCGACTGGATCTGGCCTGTCCCCGCCGAGGCGGTGGCGGAGCTGCACGCGGCGGTCGAGGGCGTCAGGCGCCGCGGCCTCGTTTGGCGCGACATCACCCGTGGCGACTTCCCGCTGCCGGGCTTCGGCCGCATGCTCGCGGCGGTGCAGCGCGAGCTGGAGGACGGCCGGGGCGTGGCGCTGCTCCGCGGCCTCCCGGTCGAGCGCTACGACGAAGAGGGGCTGCGCGCGCTCTACTTCGGACTCGGCGCGCATCTGGGCAGCGCGCGGTACCAGAACTCGCGTGGCGAGCTGATCGGCGAGGTGCGCGACGAGCTGCGCGTGTACGGAAACGTCGCCCAGCCGGCCATGCCGGGGCGCACCGCGGACGCGCCGCCCACTTCAAGATATAAGGCGCGGTCGTCTGGTCCGCTGCGCTTCCACACGGATCGCACCGACGTGGTGGCGCTGCTCTGCGTGCGCCAGGCCCGGACGGGCGGCAAGAGCAAGGTGGTCAGCTCGGTGGCGATCCACGACGCGATGCTGGCCCGGCGACCCGAGCTCGTCGCCCTGCTGCTCCAGGACTATCACCGCAGCCGCGAGGGCGAGGAGGCGGGCGGCGAGCGCCGCACCTACGCGCTGCCCGTCTGGGGCATCCGCGACGGGCGCTTCACCAGCCAGTACTCGCGCACGTTCGTCGAGGCCGCGCAGCGGCTGCCCGGCGTCCCGAAGCTCACCGCCGCGCAGGACGAGGCGCTCGACCTCCTGGCCGAGCTGGCCGAGGAGCTCTGCTACGAGATGACGCTGATCCCCGGCGATCTACAGCTCCTCAACAGCCACGTGACCTATCACGCCCGCACCGCCTATGAGGACGACCCGGCCTCGCGCCAGGACCGTCTGCTCTATCGGCTCTGGCTCTCGATGCCGAACAGCCGGGCGTTGCCGCCCGGCTTCGAGGTGCTGTGGGGCCGCATCGAGGCCGGCGCGCTGCGCGGCGGGATCGACCAGGTATGA